One Alkalibaculum bacchi DNA window includes the following coding sequences:
- a CDS encoding PocR ligand-binding domain-containing protein, which yields MIRQLGNGELDEQALEIEDVLDIELLQKFQDNFAIGMNIASVTVNKEGNPVTKPSSYTSFCIDFTQSTKVGTDRCALSHKKGGEEAARTGKPYIYSCHAGLIDFAAPVLVNGHLIGTILGGQVLTTAPEESKYRNIAVEIGVDADQYANAVKNVYMMNEKNVAAAAEVLYIVANALSKIGYEQLKLRNMSQTLLDKFNQISATMEELSASSINVTANQHTLNDEINNVKTVSVEIYTILDLIKNIADQTKMLGLNAAIEAARAGDAGRGFGVVATEIRNLSENSRKTADKIMELTKNIQNSTDKTIETSNSTLDTTQQQSAAIQEVTANLTEVTYLATHLNNMTNED from the coding sequence ATGATTAGACAATTAGGAAATGGCGAATTAGATGAACAAGCACTAGAAATTGAGGACGTTCTTGATATTGAATTATTGCAAAAATTTCAAGATAATTTTGCAATAGGAATGAACATTGCCAGCGTGACAGTAAATAAAGAGGGGAATCCGGTAACGAAGCCAAGTTCTTACACGAGTTTTTGTATAGACTTTACTCAATCTACTAAAGTTGGAACCGATAGATGTGCATTATCACACAAAAAAGGTGGCGAAGAAGCTGCCAGGACTGGTAAACCCTATATTTATAGTTGCCATGCTGGATTAATTGATTTTGCAGCACCTGTTCTTGTAAATGGACATTTGATTGGAACGATTTTAGGTGGACAAGTTTTAACCACTGCTCCTGAGGAATCAAAATATAGAAATATAGCTGTTGAAATAGGAGTAGATGCGGATCAATATGCAAATGCTGTGAAAAATGTATATATGATGAATGAAAAAAATGTAGCCGCAGCTGCTGAAGTATTATACATCGTGGCAAATGCACTTTCAAAAATAGGATATGAACAATTAAAATTAAGAAATATGTCTCAAACTCTTTTAGATAAGTTCAATCAAATATCAGCAACTATGGAAGAACTTAGTGCCTCATCAATAAATGTAACAGCAAATCAACATACACTAAATGATGAGATTAATAATGTGAAGACTGTTTCTGTTGAGATTTATACGATACTAGATTTAATAAAAAACATTGCAGATCAAACAAAAATGTTAGGACTTAACGCTGCCATAGAAGCAGCTAGGGCAGGAGACGCAGGTAGAGGTTTTGGTGTAGTAGCTACTGAGATTAGAAATCTATCCGAAAACTCAAGGAAAACAGCTGATAAAATAATGGAACTTACAAAAAATATCCAAAATTCCACAGATAAAACCATTGAAACATCTAATTCTACCCTGGATACTACGCAACAGCAATCTGCAGCAATACAAGAAGTTACTGCAAATTTGACAGAAGTTACTTATTTAGCCACTCATTTAAATAATATGACAAATGAAGATTAA
- a CDS encoding radical SAM/SPASM domain-containing protein — protein MNYPWQNEEKFSKMDLPLFTIKFNVKNMEEYESQNYPEKPGFNGSWRNWTGIKIDYIVDEEIIIEGSRGKTTWYIPAKTEEAAKSLKIKKGQALKIIKYIVKDNLSDEYTRLKEEYRIQYILSKEGLAPKIYDLVLIRNTAMNKVKWFDEVHYHPENSIYFALVIEHLEGEPLPEGKIDIEDDYKFYGPLITQIKEKCEELGIMSYDLGIGNVLYSKTMPKVIDFHKWRLKKTYFEEIPKAPKYLQIELNNICNANCQMCVIPDMNRKRGYMTNELYDDILKQANELEIKYISPFLHGEPFIRKDFIEKVNRINKLAPKAKIHIFTNASLLKKNQVDALKEVTNLDLLSFSFPGGTKESYEKITGLNFYKTIENIKYAIAQLDIPMKITMPLVKDNIQTSEEFYSLWNNITKGRNKDVDIHTYDTYNYLGDFKESLAPNTDTICDRILRSMTILWDGKVGLCCMDAEGDYLLGDAKTRTLYDIWNGYAAVNYRKNHIKGRKHCEPCNRCNQRLEPECFGG, from the coding sequence ATGAACTATCCTTGGCAGAATGAAGAAAAATTTAGTAAAATGGACTTGCCTCTATTCACAATAAAATTCAACGTTAAGAACATGGAAGAGTATGAATCTCAAAACTATCCTGAAAAGCCTGGGTTTAACGGTTCATGGCGGAACTGGACAGGTATTAAGATTGATTATATTGTAGATGAAGAGATTATCATTGAAGGGTCTAGGGGTAAAACAACTTGGTATATACCTGCTAAGACAGAAGAGGCAGCAAAGTCTCTTAAGATAAAAAAGGGACAGGCTTTAAAAATTATTAAGTATATTGTTAAGGATAATTTAAGCGATGAATATACAAGATTAAAAGAAGAATATAGAATACAATACATACTTTCAAAAGAAGGATTAGCTCCTAAAATTTATGATTTAGTGCTTATAAGAAATACAGCTATGAATAAGGTAAAATGGTTTGACGAAGTTCACTATCATCCTGAAAATTCTATTTACTTTGCTTTAGTAATAGAGCATCTTGAGGGAGAGCCACTACCAGAAGGTAAAATTGATATAGAGGATGATTATAAATTTTATGGACCATTGATAACTCAGATAAAAGAGAAATGCGAAGAGCTAGGCATTATGAGCTATGATTTAGGAATAGGTAATGTATTATATAGCAAGACAATGCCTAAAGTAATTGATTTTCATAAATGGCGTTTGAAAAAGACATATTTTGAAGAAATCCCAAAAGCACCTAAGTATCTTCAAATTGAACTTAATAATATATGTAATGCAAACTGTCAAATGTGTGTTATTCCAGATATGAATAGAAAAAGAGGGTATATGACAAATGAACTATACGATGATATACTCAAACAGGCGAATGAGTTAGAGATTAAATATATTAGTCCTTTTTTACACGGAGAACCTTTTATCAGGAAGGACTTTATAGAAAAAGTGAATCGCATTAATAAATTAGCTCCCAAAGCTAAAATTCATATCTTTACGAATGCTTCCTTATTAAAAAAAAATCAAGTTGATGCACTTAAAGAAGTAACAAATTTAGATTTATTAAGTTTTAGTTTTCCTGGTGGTACAAAGGAAAGCTATGAAAAGATTACTGGATTAAACTTTTACAAAACGATAGAAAACATAAAATATGCTATTGCACAATTAGATATACCCATGAAGATTACAATGCCTTTAGTTAAAGATAATATACAAACAAGTGAAGAATTTTATAGCCTATGGAACAATATCACGAAGGGACGAAATAAGGATGTGGATATTCATACATATGATACTTACAATTACTTAGGTGATTTTAAAGAATCTTTAGCTCCAAATACGGATACAATATGTGATCGCATATTAAGATCAATGACCATTTTATGGGATGGTAAAGTAGGTTTATGCTGTATGGATGCAGAGGGAGATTATTTATTAGGAGATGCTAAAACGCGGACACTGTATGATATATGGAATGGATATGCTGCTGTTAACTATAGGAAAAATCATATAAAGGGTAGAAAACATTGCGAACCCTGCAATAGATGCAATCAAAGATTAGAGCCAGAGTGTTTTGGAGGATGA
- a CDS encoding glycosyltransferase: MIEIVAVILTSLVIGKTLFALRNIWTSYKALNEVQNTCFTSNKNPKELLLLIPVLREQNIIKDTLDYFGKYASKNIRLQVVIVGTHKEQSDKEKHRRRLETVYDLYQNSSHIEEMKKNVRGFFLEETLEKLWENRAGYTLEAFIEEYDKQPSTKKVVEEWIENYRSKTVSSYAPRFYYLESPQKKGDRATQLNYGLKTYLSTINSDIDVIGVYDADSIPDLKAFESVVHAICYTGADACQQPLHFIDTANQYSKERKNPILVASAIYQTMWSVIKEYPNNYKYSRHKAKRVNTYYLRNVYLNGHGQFFSKGILDKIGGFPEGVIADGVQIGYRLSMMNASIKTVPYFCSDDMPKSTSEMVVQHSRWYGGCMELYSAYNWSKGFTEKKPFVQLLDGYHLQGAWAFAPLVVGIGFISICFVPSLELKKGLFSIYLLSLFVYMYILPKLAVKIIGLDVKIRFVDWLSLPVAIILKSIGPNVYIVQKLISIVRKKPIVYSKVER; this comes from the coding sequence ATGATAGAGATCGTAGCAGTAATTTTGACAAGTTTAGTAATTGGAAAAACCCTATTTGCTTTGAGAAATATATGGACAAGCTATAAGGCATTAAATGAGGTACAAAATACATGTTTTACATCGAATAAAAATCCTAAGGAACTTTTACTCCTCATACCCGTTTTAAGAGAACAAAATATTATAAAAGATACATTAGATTATTTTGGCAAATACGCTAGTAAAAATATTCGGCTTCAAGTTGTTATAGTAGGTACACATAAAGAACAATCCGATAAAGAAAAGCATAGAAGAAGGCTAGAGACCGTTTATGATCTTTATCAAAATAGTAGCCATATTGAAGAGATGAAAAAAAACGTAAGAGGATTTTTTTTAGAAGAAACTTTAGAAAAACTATGGGAGAATAGAGCTGGGTATACACTTGAAGCTTTTATAGAGGAATATGATAAACAACCTAGCACTAAGAAAGTAGTTGAAGAATGGATTGAAAATTATAGAAGTAAAACGGTATCTAGTTATGCACCCAGGTTTTATTACTTAGAAAGTCCGCAAAAAAAAGGAGATAGAGCTACTCAATTAAATTATGGACTTAAAACCTATCTTAGCACGATTAATTCAGATATAGATGTTATCGGTGTTTATGACGCAGATTCCATTCCAGATCTAAAAGCATTTGAATCTGTCGTACATGCTATATGTTATACGGGAGCGGATGCTTGTCAACAACCTCTTCATTTTATAGATACTGCAAATCAATACAGTAAGGAAAGAAAAAACCCCATTCTTGTTGCTAGTGCAATATATCAAACTATGTGGAGCGTAATAAAAGAATATCCTAATAACTACAAGTATTCAAGACATAAAGCAAAAAGAGTTAATACATATTATTTGAGAAATGTTTATTTGAATGGGCATGGTCAATTTTTTTCAAAAGGTATACTTGATAAGATAGGAGGATTTCCAGAGGGAGTCATTGCAGATGGTGTACAAATCGGCTATCGATTGTCTATGATGAATGCATCTATAAAAACGGTACCTTATTTTTGCAGTGATGATATGCCTAAATCCACTAGTGAGATGGTTGTTCAACATTCTAGATGGTATGGAGGTTGTATGGAGCTTTATTCTGCATATAACTGGAGCAAAGGTTTTACCGAGAAGAAGCCATTTGTACAATTATTAGATGGATATCATTTGCAAGGCGCATGGGCTTTTGCACCGTTGGTAGTGGGTATAGGTTTTATAAGTATTTGCTTTGTACCAAGTTTAGAACTTAAAAAAGGGTTATTTAGCATATATTTGTTATCTCTTTTTGTCTATATGTATATTCTACCAAAGCTTGCAGTGAAGATTATTGGTTTAGATGTAAAGATTCGGTTTGTAGATTGGCTATCTCTGCCTGTGGCAATTATTTTAAAGTCTATAGGTCCTAATGTATATATAGTACAAAAGCTTATATCAATAGTACGAAAAAAGCCCATAGTTTATAGCAAGGTTGAACGTTAG
- a CDS encoding DUF2334 domain-containing protein, which yields MNHLIFHRFDDIGPYNDNTINILDRLEELCIPSIVAVIPNKLERKMADYIKELKYCIVAQHGVNHLNKVNAGWLDEFPEYLDKCIIKKQIRDGRDYLKEVLQRPITTYIPPWNNTSRQTVEILEELGFQVYSSQYNKLVESTMLQVPISIDVVKSYHPKSILKPYDVITNEVQNTMKYIDNYFIGIMYHPNEFLDNDVEMILNLIESYKAMAMEYFDLRELLMKIDTKEI from the coding sequence ATGAATCATTTGATTTTTCATAGATTTGATGATATAGGACCTTATAATGACAATACCATAAATATATTAGATCGATTAGAAGAATTGTGCATACCAAGTATTGTCGCAGTTATTCCAAATAAACTAGAGCGCAAAATGGCAGATTACATAAAAGAATTAAAGTACTGCATTGTTGCTCAACATGGAGTGAATCATTTAAATAAAGTTAATGCAGGATGGCTAGATGAATTCCCTGAATATTTGGATAAATGTATAATAAAAAAACAAATAAGAGATGGTAGAGATTATTTAAAAGAAGTACTACAAAGACCTATTACGACCTATATACCTCCTTGGAATAATACTTCTAGGCAAACTGTTGAGATACTTGAAGAGTTGGGATTTCAAGTTTATTCTAGCCAATACAATAAGCTAGTAGAAAGTACTATGCTTCAGGTACCAATTAGTATAGATGTTGTTAAGTCGTACCATCCAAAATCAATTCTTAAACCTTATGATGTTATTACAAATGAAGTACAAAATACTATGAAATACATAGATAACTATTTCATTGGAATTATGTATCATCCCAACGAGTTTTTAGATAATGATGTAGAGATGATATTAAATTTAATAGAGAGCTATAAGGCTATGGCAATGGAGTATTTTGACCTTAGAGAGCTCTTGATGAAGATAGACACCAAGGAGATATAA
- a CDS encoding glycosyltransferase family 2 protein, with amino-acid sequence MTISKIVVGVLTYNRPELLEETLHSFNEYLKAYRDLFKFVIFDNGSKDEIIKINKKIAQKYRSKFVTSRKVIESTKNSKIRDHNISIGHRNLSRLMKKEDGDAYIILEDDWACAAYIPLIELIEYLRKNPDIGQIRLRNSRYDGTLTGGAKHNFVTQEPIKWTKEVVIGNYILAYGNLHWVNNPSIISKEALDLISKGYNSEVECMKAFHEIYPINLQLQPGVFEHIGPWRHRKDLVEQGIIQGEDNNESFDFS; translated from the coding sequence ATGACCATATCAAAAATTGTAGTAGGTGTATTAACATATAATCGCCCTGAGTTATTAGAAGAGACATTACACTCTTTTAATGAGTATTTAAAGGCTTATAGGGATTTATTTAAGTTTGTGATTTTTGACAATGGCAGTAAAGATGAAATCATTAAAATAAATAAAAAGATAGCTCAAAAATATCGTTCGAAATTTGTTACATCAAGAAAGGTTATCGAATCCACGAAAAACTCTAAAATAAGAGACCATAATATTTCTATAGGACATAGAAATCTCAGTCGATTAATGAAAAAAGAAGATGGCGATGCTTATATTATATTAGAAGATGATTGGGCATGTGCTGCTTATATACCATTAATTGAACTAATTGAGTACTTAAGAAAAAACCCAGATATAGGGCAAATTCGACTTAGAAACTCTAGATATGATGGCACTTTGACGGGAGGAGCGAAACATAATTTTGTAACTCAAGAACCTATTAAATGGACAAAAGAAGTTGTGATTGGCAATTACATATTAGCTTATGGCAATCTACACTGGGTAAATAATCCGTCTATCATATCAAAAGAAGCTTTAGATTTAATTAGTAAGGGTTATAACAGCGAAGTAGAGTGTATGAAAGCATTCCATGAAATATATCCCATAAATCTACAATTACAGCCAGGTGTATTTGAGCATATAGGCCCGTGGAGGCATAGGAAAGATTTAGTGGAGCAAGGAATTATTCAAGGCGAGGATAATAATGAATCATTTGATTTTTCATAG
- a CDS encoding radical SAM/SPASM domain-containing protein: MSKIEYKIPKEIYIETTNHCNAHCPMCPNDQMKRERGIMDWTLFVKIVRDCKELDLENTTIYLHKEGEPLIDSKIFNRVRYIKKELPNLKEVVLNTNAMLLNEENTIQLLHSGLDKVFFSVDGAREESYQKLRLGLDYKTVIDNLIRFFELKRQYHSNIHTVMQMLVYHENINEVHDYKKQWEDFADEIFIKKMHNYLDAGMSDMTQVKSDKQIDVCQEPFENMIIYWNGDVGICCWDYDSFANVGNVRDKSIVEVFNNSSYEIIRTKLSNYKANKLEPCSRCLRIFGQDKIAGYSSVDENIVR, encoded by the coding sequence ATGTCTAAGATAGAGTATAAGATACCTAAAGAAATATATATAGAAACAACCAATCATTGTAATGCTCACTGCCCTATGTGTCCAAATGACCAAATGAAAAGAGAACGGGGCATAATGGATTGGACACTATTTGTGAAAATTGTTCGAGATTGTAAGGAGTTAGATCTAGAAAATACCACGATTTATTTACATAAAGAAGGTGAGCCTTTAATCGATTCTAAGATATTTAATAGAGTTCGTTATATAAAAAAAGAATTGCCAAATTTAAAAGAAGTGGTCTTAAATACAAACGCTATGCTTTTAAATGAAGAAAATACGATACAATTATTACATTCTGGACTAGATAAAGTGTTTTTTAGCGTTGATGGTGCTAGAGAGGAAAGCTACCAAAAACTAAGACTAGGTTTAGACTATAAGACAGTGATTGATAACTTGATAAGATTTTTTGAGCTAAAGAGGCAGTACCATTCTAATATACATACTGTAATGCAGATGCTTGTATATCATGAGAACATAAATGAAGTACATGATTATAAAAAACAATGGGAAGATTTTGCAGATGAAATCTTTATAAAGAAAATGCATAATTACTTAGATGCTGGCATGTCAGACATGACCCAAGTTAAAAGTGATAAACAGATTGATGTTTGCCAGGAGCCCTTTGAAAATATGATCATCTACTGGAATGGTGATGTTGGGATATGCTGCTGGGATTATGATTCTTTTGCTAATGTAGGTAATGTGAGGGACAAGTCTATAGTCGAAGTTTTTAATAATTCTTCTTATGAAATCATTAGAACAAAACTTAGTAATTACAAGGCCAACAAATTAGAACCTTGCTCTAGATGTTTAAGAATTTTTGGTCAAGATAAAATAGCAGGCTATTCTAGTGTAGACGAGAATATTGTGCGATAA
- a CDS encoding radical SAM protein, with protein sequence MSNISISTVDLYLTGSCNYKCEYCYGESDTSPHMTYDTLMNCLNFAEYICADTIELCGGEPLISPLFETAVLEARKKGFKVIVRTNGILLEQYMDLVAHNCEWVGVSLDGLAEINAKMRPSRQRLTIEEQFDIPIKNIKKLKQINPNIKIILATIATAENYDEILNLMDFVFNSNLPVDKWKIYQFIEDKFRSVVYSKKYALSSEKFLYLKTHMPETLPSGGKIIMQSADADGAGGNCLLVSHNGTIKILDEYYGKIGQDDYQSICSNLKTGSVIKYIQQNKKVTYV encoded by the coding sequence ATGTCAAATATTAGCATTAGCACAGTTGACCTATATTTAACAGGCAGTTGTAATTATAAGTGTGAATATTGCTATGGAGAATCTGATACAAGTCCTCACATGACATATGATACCTTGATGAATTGTTTGAATTTTGCAGAGTATATTTGTGCGGATACAATTGAATTGTGTGGTGGAGAACCACTTATATCTCCTTTGTTTGAGACAGCGGTACTAGAAGCTAGAAAAAAGGGATTTAAGGTCATTGTTAGAACTAATGGTATCTTACTAGAACAATATATGGATCTTGTAGCTCATAACTGCGAATGGGTGGGCGTTTCATTAGACGGCTTAGCAGAGATTAATGCGAAGATGCGTCCTAGTAGGCAAAGACTAACAATAGAAGAACAGTTTGATATTCCTATTAAAAATATCAAAAAATTAAAACAAATAAACCCTAATATCAAAATTATACTTGCTACTATAGCTACAGCAGAAAATTATGACGAAATATTAAATTTAATGGATTTTGTGTTTAATAGTAATCTTCCAGTTGACAAGTGGAAGATTTATCAATTTATTGAGGATAAGTTTAGATCCGTAGTTTATAGTAAAAAATATGCTCTGTCATCAGAGAAATTTCTTTACCTAAAAACTCATATGCCAGAAACTTTGCCAAGTGGAGGAAAAATTATCATGCAATCAGCAGATGCAGATGGTGCAGGAGGTAATTGTCTACTAGTATCTCATAATGGCACAATTAAGATTTTAGATGAATATTATGGAAAAATTGGACAAGATGATTATCAAAGTATATGCAGTAATTTAAAGACCGGTTCAGTCATCAAATATATTCAACAAAATAAAAAGGTGACCTATGTCTAA
- a CDS encoding FkbM family methyltransferase, producing the protein MHWKLRVIKHWMNNSNEVTLRELLRVIIDFSYKTKSKRRLERINVMDECLEIILKNYREPLYIPKGLDLDLFYLIMEETFNKDHWHYYQIPQTRVEEDDVVLDCGAAEGLFTYTVAKHCKKVYAIEPVPDFVRCLRKSFANRKNIEIIPGAISDQLGVMYLDEDTISSYITDEFTNIKVDTWSIDDLFYKNSKSVDYIKADLEGQELKMLKGAKETIRKYKPKMAITTYHNIEDAEQIYNYIKSIDNNYNIKLKGIQARMGSYTMLHAWPEKQ; encoded by the coding sequence GTGCATTGGAAACTAAGAGTTATAAAACATTGGATGAACAATAGTAATGAAGTAACATTAAGAGAATTATTACGTGTAATTATAGATTTTTCATACAAAACAAAGTCTAAAAGAAGACTTGAACGCATTAATGTGATGGATGAATGTCTGGAAATTATATTAAAAAATTATAGGGAACCTTTATATATACCTAAAGGTTTAGACCTGGATTTGTTCTACTTAATCATGGAAGAGACATTTAATAAGGATCACTGGCATTATTATCAGATACCACAAACAAGGGTCGAAGAGGATGATGTGGTGTTAGATTGTGGTGCTGCTGAAGGGTTATTTACTTATACTGTTGCTAAGCATTGCAAAAAGGTATACGCAATTGAACCTGTACCGGACTTTGTTAGGTGTTTAAGAAAATCTTTTGCAAATAGAAAGAATATAGAGATTATTCCTGGCGCTATATCAGATCAGTTAGGAGTAATGTATTTGGATGAGGATACTATTTCTTCCTATATTACGGATGAATTTACGAATATAAAGGTAGATACATGGTCCATTGACGATTTGTTTTATAAAAATAGCAAATCTGTAGATTATATAAAGGCTGATTTAGAAGGACAAGAGCTTAAGATGCTTAAGGGCGCTAAGGAGACCATAAGAAAGTATAAACCTAAAATGGCGATTACAACATATCACAATATCGAAGATGCTGAGCAAATATATAATTATATAAAATCTATTGATAATAATTACAATATTAAATTAAAAGGTATACAAGCTAGAATGGGAAGCTATACGATGTTACATGCGTGGCCAGAAAAACAGTAA
- a CDS encoding group II intron maturase-specific domain-containing protein codes for MKETLKNATLYQDIEAVIKRLNRKIVGWRNYYGISPTRILMKLDKYILTRLVIWYNRKRQERKRYKFIELSLMFKDLGLKRIAFTS; via the coding sequence GTGAAAGAAACCCTAAAGAATGCAACTTTATATCAAGATATAGAAGCCGTAATAAAAAGATTAAATCGAAAGATTGTAGGTTGGCGTAATTACTATGGTATATCGCCAACGAGAATACTGATGAAGCTAGATAAGTATATCCTAACAAGGCTAGTGATCTGGTACAATCGGAAAAGACAAGAACGAAAGCGCTATAAATTTATAGAGTTGTCGTTAATGTTTAAAGATTTAGGACTTAAAAGAATTGCATTCACATCATAA
- a CDS encoding glycine betaine ABC transporter substrate-binding protein, which translates to MRFKKFAILLLVTFMTVGAFAGCAKDGGGSDNKGTVKLGVVNWAEGIAMTNLVTAVLEDHMNYEVDITVADVAPIFTSVASGNTDAFLDVWLPVTHESYMEEYGDNLVDLGINNGNARIGLVVPEYVEVDSIEELNDNAEIFDKKIIGIDAGAGIMSSTEEAIDEYDLDFELITSSEAAMTASLSKAIDEKTPVVVTGWTPHWKFADFDLKFLEDSKGVYGKTEEIHTIARIGLEEDMPEVYSFLEKFSLTDEQLSELMGAIAEGSNELESAKAWMNENEEVVTQWLK; encoded by the coding sequence ATGCGTTTTAAAAAATTTGCAATATTGTTATTAGTAACTTTTATGACTGTAGGAGCTTTTGCTGGATGTGCAAAGGATGGTGGCGGGTCCGATAATAAAGGAACCGTTAAACTAGGTGTGGTAAACTGGGCTGAGGGAATTGCGATGACCAATTTAGTAACAGCAGTTCTAGAAGATCATATGAATTATGAGGTGGATATTACCGTAGCTGATGTGGCACCAATATTTACATCAGTGGCCAGCGGTAATACAGATGCATTCTTAGACGTATGGTTACCAGTTACTCATGAAAGCTATATGGAAGAGTATGGTGATAATTTAGTTGATTTGGGTATAAACAACGGAAATGCGAGAATAGGCTTAGTTGTACCAGAATATGTAGAAGTAGATAGTATAGAAGAACTAAATGATAATGCAGAAATATTTGATAAGAAAATCATCGGCATTGATGCTGGAGCAGGTATCATGAGTTCAACGGAAGAAGCTATTGATGAATATGATTTGGATTTTGAACTTATTACTAGCAGTGAAGCGGCTATGACAGCATCATTATCAAAAGCAATTGACGAAAAAACTCCTGTAGTAGTGACAGGATGGACGCCTCACTGGAAGTTTGCTGATTTTGATTTAAAATTTTTAGAAGATTCTAAAGGTGTATATGGAAAAACAGAAGAAATACATACCATTGCTCGTATAGGACTAGAGGAAGATATGCCTGAAGTGTACTCTTTCTTAGAAAAGTTTTCTTTAACAGATGAGCAGCTAAGTGAATTAATGGGTGCTATAGCAGAAGGAAGCAATGAATTAGAATCTGCAAAAGCATGGATGAATGAAAATGAAGAAGTAGTAACTCAGTGGTTAAAGTAA
- a CDS encoding ABC transporter permease — protein sequence MISLPIGEVVEVAIDWMTKNLSGFFDIIKLILLGVLNLFEGIFNGIPWFIMLGLIVLICWLRVGKKESILAIIGLCLIYGMNLWSETMETLALVLTATFIALAIGIPLGIWMARSDKLDQIVRPILDFMQTMPAFVYLIPAVYFFDLGQVPGAVATVIFAMPPVVRLTSLGIRQVSKDVIEASDSFGATYKQKLFQVQIPLAMPTILAGLNQTIMLSLSMVVISSMIGGGGLGNVVLRGITQMKVGEGFEGGLAVVILAMILDRVTQSLGKEK from the coding sequence GTGATTAGTTTACCTATAGGTGAGGTAGTTGAAGTAGCAATTGATTGGATGACAAAAAATCTTAGCGGCTTTTTTGATATAATAAAACTGATATTATTGGGAGTACTTAATTTATTTGAAGGAATATTTAATGGCATTCCTTGGTTTATTATGCTTGGACTTATTGTTCTTATATGTTGGTTAAGGGTAGGAAAAAAAGAAAGTATTCTTGCCATCATAGGTCTTTGTTTGATTTATGGCATGAATCTTTGGAGCGAGACTATGGAGACATTAGCATTAGTTTTAACGGCAACCTTTATTGCGCTAGCCATAGGAATTCCTCTAGGAATATGGATGGCTAGAAGTGATAAACTTGATCAAATAGTTCGACCCATACTAGATTTTATGCAGACGATGCCTGCTTTTGTTTACTTAATACCTGCAGTATATTTCTTTGATCTTGGACAAGTTCCTGGTGCAGTGGCAACGGTTATATTTGCTATGCCTCCTGTTGTTAGACTTACGAGCCTGGGAATACGACAAGTGTCTAAAGATGTCATCGAAGCTTCGGATTCTTTTGGAGCCACTTACAAGCAAAAACTATTTCAAGTACAAATACCCTTGGCAATGCCAACCATATTAGCTGGATTAAACCAAACGATTATGCTTTCCTTGTCTATGGTTGTTATATCTTCAATGATTGGTGGCGGTGGCCTTGGTAATGTTGTGCTTAGGGGTATTACGCAGATGAAGGTTGGAGAAGGTTTTGAGGGAGGGCTAGCAGTAGTCATATTGGCAATGATACTTGACAGAGTAACACAATCTCTAGGCAAGGAAAAGTAG